In Cytobacillus oceanisediminis, the following proteins share a genomic window:
- the hxlB gene encoding 6-phospho-3-hexuloisomerase yields the protein MNTTQYLAEIIKELNRSVDLISNDEAEKLVNGILESKKIFVAGAGRSGFMAKSFAMRMMHMGIDAYVIGETVTPNFEEDDILIIGSGSGETKSLISMVKKARNIGGTIAAVTIFPESTIGQLADITVKLPGSPKDQSEGDYKTIQPMGSLFEQTLLLLCDAIILRFMEKKGLDTTKMYGKHANLE from the coding sequence ATGAATACAACTCAATACCTAGCTGAAATCATAAAAGAGTTAAATCGCTCCGTAGATTTAATTTCGAATGATGAAGCTGAAAAATTAGTTAATGGGATTCTTGAATCAAAAAAAATCTTTGTTGCAGGCGCAGGTAGATCTGGATTTATGGCCAAATCATTTGCTATGCGAATGATGCACATGGGGATAGATGCCTATGTAATAGGAGAAACCGTAACACCTAACTTTGAGGAAGATGACATATTAATTATCGGATCAGGTTCAGGTGAAACGAAAAGCTTAATTTCCATGGTGAAAAAAGCAAGAAATATCGGAGGAACAATAGCGGCTGTAACAATTTTCCCTGAGTCCACGATTGGACAATTAGCCGATATCACAGTTAAATTGCCTGGATCCCCTAAAGATCAATCGGAAGGCGATTATAAAACCATACAGCCTATGGGCTCACTATTTGAGCAAACCCTCCTCCTTCTTTGTGATGCGATTATCTTAAGATTCATGGAGAAAAAAGGGTTGGATACAACTAAGATGTATGGAAAGCATGCCAATCTCGAATAA
- a CDS encoding tyrosine-type recombinase/integrase, translating to MKESRDYWKSNLEDESTRAVLDEYLLGLKLENKAERTIRNYRWFLERFFSECKVPLKLLTTEDVRKYLNHFTKNKKEKTVDAYLSALSSFFQFCLAEEYIENVIIKKRWRPKIPISLPKYLTEKEFAKMKITAENLAPRDRSLILFLFSSGCRSSEVSNLSIKDINLEKRTAEVIGKGKRIRKVHFSEECTIVMTYNTN from the coding sequence ATGAAAGAATCAAGAGATTACTGGAAGAGTAATCTTGAGGATGAATCAACAAGGGCGGTTCTGGATGAATATTTGTTAGGTTTAAAACTTGAAAATAAAGCAGAACGAACAATAAGAAATTATCGTTGGTTTCTAGAACGTTTCTTTAGTGAGTGTAAAGTTCCTTTAAAACTATTAACAACTGAAGATGTGAGGAAGTATCTTAATCATTTCACTAAGAATAAAAAGGAAAAGACAGTGGACGCTTACCTATCGGCACTTTCTTCATTTTTTCAATTTTGCCTCGCTGAAGAATATATAGAAAATGTAATTATCAAAAAAAGGTGGAGACCCAAAATACCAATCTCCTTACCAAAGTATTTAACTGAGAAGGAGTTTGCTAAGATGAAAATTACAGCAGAAAATTTAGCTCCTCGTGATCGTTCACTGATACTCTTTTTATTTTCGTCAGGATGCAGAAGTTCGGAAGTTTCTAATCTATCTATTAAAGATATTAATTTAGAAAAAAGAACTGCAGAGGTAATAGGAAAAGGAAAAAGAATTAGAAAGGTACATTTTTCTGAAGAGTGTACAATTGTAATGACGTATAATACAAATTAA
- a CDS encoding spore germination protein produces MKFKSSGNNGDFGPYKHNNQKWVEILSNSNDFVHFSTSTEEGPFWISYFRTLISSDILHKDVLPYLQEQFSLKELKSTIPVQEMILTRDSDEIIQNIMNGYLAIRIKPHDEICLLVNVANSKFRDVGMPTLEASAIGPQVGFIEELDTNINLIRKRVPIPELIVKEMTVGKLSKTKVAVLFVKGIADQENINTVIQRIKDIKYDHIQDSSYISSMIEDNSNSLFPQSITTERADRVAAGLTEGKIIIAVDGSPNLIILPVTLMESFIAMEDYSYSWIISNFFRLLRFAAMFISTLITPMYVAIMTYHYELIPARLLDPLVGSRATVPFPPFLEALFLELMIEMVKEAGIRLPTKIGQSLGVVGGIVIGQAVVEAGLTSNVLLIIVGLGTLASYTSPVYKFSNTIRFIKFPVIFLAAWLGLLGVYICLIFTLIHILRLTSLGRPYLSQFPLRKTSFQDLWIRLPFSMQKTNPINLRPQKRKKYTSSEENPEPLNDFYE; encoded by the coding sequence ATGAAATTTAAGAGCAGTGGAAATAATGGCGACTTTGGCCCCTACAAACACAATAATCAAAAATGGGTGGAAATCCTTTCTAATTCGAATGACTTCGTTCATTTTTCTACTTCAACAGAAGAAGGTCCATTTTGGATATCTTATTTTCGTACTCTTATTTCATCTGACATCTTGCATAAAGATGTTCTGCCCTACTTACAGGAGCAGTTTTCATTAAAAGAGTTAAAAAGCACTATTCCAGTCCAGGAAATGATTCTTACCAGGGATTCAGATGAAATTATCCAAAATATTATGAATGGGTATCTGGCTATACGAATAAAGCCACATGATGAAATTTGTTTATTAGTGAATGTCGCAAACAGTAAATTTCGCGATGTAGGAATGCCGACATTGGAAGCATCCGCGATAGGCCCGCAGGTCGGATTTATTGAGGAATTAGATACTAATATTAATCTCATCCGAAAAAGAGTGCCCATACCAGAACTTATCGTCAAGGAAATGACTGTAGGAAAATTATCAAAAACAAAAGTAGCAGTATTATTTGTAAAAGGGATTGCTGATCAGGAAAATATAAACACCGTCATTCAAAGGATCAAAGATATTAAATATGATCATATTCAGGATAGTTCCTATATTTCATCCATGATTGAGGACAATTCAAATTCTTTGTTTCCACAATCAATTACAACAGAAAGAGCAGACAGGGTGGCAGCTGGTCTTACTGAAGGAAAAATTATCATTGCTGTTGACGGCTCACCAAACCTTATTATCCTGCCAGTAACTTTAATGGAATCATTTATTGCAATGGAAGATTATAGCTATTCGTGGATCATTAGCAATTTCTTCCGTTTATTGCGCTTTGCTGCCATGTTTATTTCAACTCTCATCACTCCGATGTATGTGGCAATCATGACCTACCATTACGAATTAATACCAGCCCGCTTACTAGATCCATTAGTAGGTTCAAGAGCTACTGTCCCCTTTCCTCCCTTTCTGGAGGCGCTGTTTTTAGAACTAATGATTGAGATGGTAAAGGAGGCAGGAATTCGTTTGCCGACAAAAATAGGACAATCACTCGGTGTTGTAGGCGGTATTGTAATTGGACAAGCTGTAGTGGAAGCCGGATTAACCAGTAATGTCCTGTTAATAATTGTGGGACTTGGAACGCTAGCTTCATACACCTCTCCTGTTTACAAATTCAGCAACACCATACGTTTTATTAAGTTTCCTGTTATATTTCTGGCTGCATGGCTCGGCTTATTGGGTGTTTATATATGCTTAATATTTACCTTGATCCATATACTAAGGCTGACGTCACTTGGGCGGCCTTATTTAAGCCAATTTCCTTTAAGAAAAACTTCATTTCAGGATTTATGGATTAGGCTTCCCTTTTCCATGCAGAAAACTAATCCAATAAACTTAAGACCGCAAAAAAGAAAAAAATATACAAGCAGCGA
- the hxlA gene encoding 3-hexulose-6-phosphate synthase: protein MELQLALDLVNIPEAIELVKEVEEHIDIVEIGTPVVINEGLHAVKAVKEAFPNLKVLADLKIMDAAGYEVMKASEAGADIVTILGTAEDMSINGAVEEAKKQGKKILVDMIAVKDLAGRAKEVDAMGVDYICVHTGYDLQAVGKNSFEDLQTIKGVVKNAKTAIAGGIKLDTLPEVIKVQPDLVIVGGGITGQADKKAIAAKIQQMINQG, encoded by the coding sequence ATGGAATTACAATTAGCATTAGATTTAGTAAATATCCCAGAAGCAATTGAGTTAGTTAAAGAAGTGGAGGAGCACATTGATATCGTTGAAATCGGTACACCGGTTGTAATCAATGAAGGTCTTCATGCTGTGAAAGCAGTAAAAGAAGCTTTCCCTAACCTAAAAGTTTTGGCAGACCTTAAAATCATGGATGCAGCTGGTTATGAAGTAATGAAAGCTTCTGAAGCAGGTGCAGATATCGTCACAATTCTTGGAACTGCTGAAGATATGTCAATCAACGGTGCTGTTGAAGAAGCGAAAAAACAAGGTAAAAAAATCCTTGTTGATATGATTGCTGTAAAAGACCTTGCTGGACGTGCAAAAGAAGTGGACGCTATGGGCGTAGATTATATTTGTGTTCATACTGGCTACGATCTTCAAGCAGTTGGAAAGAACTCTTTTGAAGATTTACAAACCATCAAAGGTGTTGTAAAAAATGCTAAAACTGCAATCGCAGGTGGTATTAAGTTAGACACACTTCCAGAAGTCATCAAAGTACAACCAGACCTTGTCATTGTAGGTGGCGGGATTACTGGACAAGCTGATAAAAAAGCTATTGCTGCCAAAATACAACAAATGATCAATCAAGGGTAA
- a CDS encoding TetR/AcrR family transcriptional regulator encodes MPKELGKGTKKLILDVAYGLFAELGYEQTPVSLIMERAGKSKATFYSHYKRKEDIMLDIIDQQVYRNFNFIQEVVIPYIRQDNFEILEFFTGYFQIGLHLEDRKDWTLVYNDLIRLSVHDEVIRMKLSKAHDNWLKLFDTAIKRGIELKQLPEDLNKEAIINSIFSLYKGIHLERVYGSGPNMEQIHYFLKRLLS; translated from the coding sequence ATGCCTAAGGAATTAGGAAAAGGAACAAAAAAACTTATATTAGATGTGGCTTACGGACTATTTGCCGAACTTGGATATGAACAGACGCCAGTCAGTTTAATTATGGAAAGAGCGGGGAAATCAAAAGCTACATTTTATTCCCATTATAAAAGAAAAGAAGATATTATGTTGGATATTATTGACCAACAAGTGTATCGAAATTTTAATTTTATTCAAGAGGTAGTTATCCCCTATATTCGTCAAGATAATTTTGAAATATTAGAGTTTTTTACTGGATACTTTCAAATTGGTCTCCATTTAGAAGATCGGAAAGATTGGACATTAGTTTATAATGACCTCATTCGTCTTTCTGTACACGACGAAGTGATTAGAATGAAACTTTCTAAAGCACACGATAACTGGTTAAAACTATTTGATACAGCCATAAAAAGAGGGATTGAATTAAAACAACTTCCAGAAGATTTGAATAAGGAGGCAATTATAAATTCCATTTTTTCTTTATATAAAGGAATCCATTTAGAAAGAGTTTATGGAAGCGGGCCAAATATGGAACAAATTCATTATTTTTTAAAGCGATTACTCTCGTAA
- a CDS encoding DinB family protein yields the protein MQVITKMFLEQLDMHCHENDWFASMDQALHGCIAAEAAWASSGISNSIWQIVNHLIFWNEDVIHRIKGTENPHKAEDNEETFGNPGDPEDEIGWTQTVQRLNEVMNKLKTVIADLDDEKLKAPYAANRYSIERLLGNIMMHDTYHLGQIVLLRKLQSSWGGVDWS from the coding sequence ATGCAAGTTATAACCAAAATGTTTTTAGAACAACTCGACATGCATTGCCATGAGAATGATTGGTTTGCATCCATGGATCAGGCGCTTCATGGATGCATCGCAGCTGAGGCAGCATGGGCAAGTTCGGGAATCAGCAATTCGATTTGGCAGATTGTCAACCACTTGATATTTTGGAATGAAGACGTAATCCATCGAATCAAGGGCACAGAGAATCCGCATAAGGCAGAAGACAATGAAGAAACCTTTGGAAATCCGGGGGATCCAGAAGACGAAATTGGATGGACCCAGACAGTGCAGCGCCTTAATGAAGTCATGAATAAATTAAAAACGGTCATTGCGGACCTTGACGATGAAAAGTTAAAAGCTCCGTATGCAGCTAACAGGTACTCTATTGAGCGTTTACTCGGCAATATCATGATGCACGATACGTATCATCTCGGCCAAATTGTTCTTTTGCGAAAGTTGCAATCCTCTTGGGGTGGCGTTGATTGGTCCTAA
- a CDS encoding VOC family protein gives MKINRIDHVSINVNDLSEAKAFFLDLGLEVQAEWELDGEQLDRIVGLNDVKTACVGLGVPDGQAWIELVKFYTPLDEKGIQQPFANTLGIRHICFAVEDIEAIVAKLKTKGTEIFSEIQQYEESYKLCYVRGPEGIILELAEQIS, from the coding sequence ATGAAGATCAATAGAATAGATCATGTGAGTATAAACGTAAATGATCTTTCAGAGGCTAAAGCGTTTTTTCTTGATTTAGGACTTGAAGTGCAAGCGGAATGGGAATTGGATGGAGAACAGTTGGATAGAATTGTTGGGCTTAATGATGTAAAAACGGCCTGTGTAGGATTGGGGGTGCCAGATGGTCAGGCATGGATAGAGCTAGTCAAATTTTATACGCCTTTAGATGAAAAAGGTATTCAGCAGCCTTTTGCAAATACGCTGGGTATCCGACATATTTGCTTTGCTGTTGAAGATATTGAAGCTATTGTTGCAAAATTGAAAACGAAGGGCACGGAAATCTTTAGTGAGATACAGCAATATGAAGAAAGTTATAAGTTATGCTACGTTCGTGGTCCAGAGGGGATTATTTTAGAGTTGGCGGAGCAAATCAGCTAA
- a CDS encoding winged helix-turn-helix transcriptional regulator has protein sequence MSRMQDKVFNCEKELTLSVIGGKWKMLILWHLGKEGTKRFGELKALMPGITQRMLVNQLRELEEDLIVKREVYPVVPPKVEYSLTEQGRTLMPILDAMYKWGKDYMETVVESSPGTNESIK, from the coding sequence ATGTCACGAATGCAGGATAAAGTATTTAACTGTGAAAAAGAATTAACCCTTTCGGTTATCGGCGGTAAATGGAAAATGCTGATATTATGGCATTTAGGCAAAGAAGGAACAAAACGATTTGGTGAATTAAAAGCTCTAATGCCCGGGATTACGCAAAGGATGCTTGTTAACCAATTAAGAGAATTAGAAGAAGATTTAATTGTTAAACGAGAAGTCTATCCAGTCGTTCCTCCGAAAGTGGAATATTCTCTGACTGAACAAGGAAGAACTCTGATGCCTATCCTGGATGCCATGTATAAATGGGGTAAGGATTATATGGAGACGGTCGTGGAAAGTTCTCCTGGAACGAATGAATCAATTAAATAA